AGCCACCAAAAAGAAAAAGAAGGTACTGCTGGTAGATGCTGATGCCCAGCAGTCCAGCTCAGAATGGATATTAGGGATGGAGTCGGCAATTCCCTATAAGGTGGTACAGACCCCCGACGACTTGTTAGAGCAGATTCCGGAGTTAGCAGAGCAATATGATCTGCTTATTGTTGATGGTCCGGCTTCTTTAGCTGAAGCCACCCGTGCAATTCTGTTCCGTGCTGACCTAGCAATTGTTCCAGTACAACCCACAGGCGTTGATTTGCGTTCGGCTTCTGATGCTGTGAGAGTAATTAGGCAAGCTCAGTCTGTGAGAGGAGGCCCTCCAGCCGCGGCGGTGTTTCTGAGCAGAGCTGTGAAAGGGACAAAGCTCAAAGATGAAGCGCTTACCCTTTTGAGCAAAACGCCAGAGGTACTCCTACTCAAAACGGTGATTCATCAGAAACAAGGGATCGCCGACACATCAGGTCAGTCCGCAACAGTCTGGAATTTCCCTGGTGCAAGAGCGAAAGAATCCGCGCAGGAGTATGAGCGATTGTTCAAAGAAATTCTGACAATGCTATGAGGAAGAGAAAAAGTCGGAAGTCCCTAGATGATATCCTGGCGCAGCAGTTTATCTATGGTGAAAGACTGCAAGAGCTAGATCGAGGGCTTTCCCCAAAACCAACCTCATCTAAACCTCCCTTAGAACCAAAAGCAGATGTACCATTAGGCGCGACGGAAGAAACACCCAACGAACAGCTTCTGACGGATAAATTCCAAACCCCACCCAAAGAAGCCACAATCCGCTTCACCGTTGATTTGCCTGCGTCGATGCATCAGAGGTTATCCCTCTTGGCGGCAAGAACTGGCAAAAGGAAGGCAGAGATTGTACGGTTATTGCTGGATGAAGTCTTAAAGGATGTGCTACAGTGATATGCGCCCAAAAAAGAAGGCTTCTCGATGCACGAGTAGCAATGGAACAGAAGTATACGCTAAGCTCAGCAAGCCGCAAAAAAAAGCTTTGTAGAGTTCAGCAATAATTCGTGCCATCAGGGACAAAGGTTGCCTCAAAACTAGGGGTAAATTGAATATTGCTATCACAGGAGATTGCTTAGGTGCATTCTCTTGGAATTCTTCCTATTCATCTATTAAGAGTGAAATAGACTGAACCCGAAAAAGCAAGAGTGGGTTCACCCCCTGCTCTGTTGATTTAGTTTCCCCATCTCTGGCTTTTGGTGAAATAGGGAAAAAGAAAAACATGTTGCCCGATGAGTGCAAAGCACTCGTTAAAAAAATCAACGTTCCAGAGAACTTAGGCCAAGACTCATGGAAGCGGTAAAGGTGCTTTGGGTAGGATAAGGTGGGGTATTGTACCACAAGAGACAATGGAATACGCCGCATCTTTCAAAAGTCGTAAAATCACCCTTCATTCGTTCGGTCGTCCCACCTCTATTGCCGAAGCAATTTGTTACATGAGGAGAGTGAGCCAGGCCGATCCTTGAGTTAAGGCCAAGATAGATTTCCCTTTTATACGGGATGTTTCAGCCTTCATCCACCGTCGTGCTATCACCCAATTGACGATTCGGTTCTCCCCATTCACAGGGCTTGCTGTCCTGTTACATTAGAAGAGGGTCGAGGGAAGGACCAAAACACCCCAAACCTAGACCGAATAAGAGTTTGAAACCCGCCAAACCCGAAGAGGCCAAAAACCTTATTGGCGGGTGAAGGGTATAAGTGAAGCTTAGGGAGTAATTAAAAAGGAGAAAACCCCCAAAAAAATTTTCGGGTTTCCCCACACAATCCCAAAAAAACTGCTACAGTAGTGAAGTGTTCGATTAAAGCTTCCCCCAAAAAGGATGTAAGCCAAGCCGGACACGCTGAACCTAGAAAAACCAATAGTTTGAAAGCCAAAATAAGTACCAATCCTCGTCAGAAATCAATCAAGTTTTGGGTTAACCCCCAAGGCTGAAAAAAAGAAGAGGATTCCGGAAATCAAAAGTTTTCGGAGCCAAAAGTAACTTTCTATCAAAATGGAGAGTTTGATCCTGGCTCAGGATGAACGCTGGCGGTCTGCTTAACACATGCAAGTCGAACGGGACTCTTCGGAGTTCAGTGGCGGACGGGTGAGTAACGCGTGAGAATCTGCCTTCAGGTCGGGGACAACCACTGGAAACGGTGGCTAATACCCGATGTGCGCAACGTGAAAGATTTATCGCCTGAAGAGGAGCTCGCGTCTGATTAGCTAGTTGGTGGGGTAAAAGCTCACCAAGGCGACGATCAGTAGCTGGTCTGAGAGGATGATCAGCCACACTGGGACTGAGACACGGCCCAGACTCCTACGGGAGGCAGCAGTGGGGAATTTTCCGCAATGGGCGAAAGCCTGACGGAGCAAGACCGCGTGAGGGAGGAAGGCTCTTGGGTTGTAAACCTCTTTTCTCAGGGAAGAACAAAATGACGGTACCTGAGGAATCAGCCTCGGCTAACTCCGTGCCAGCAGCCGCGGTAATACGGAGGAGGCAAGCGTTATCCGGAATTATTGGGCGTAAAGCGTCCGCAGGTGGCACTTCAAGTCTGTCGTCAAAGACTGGGGCTTAACCCTGGAAAGGCGGTGGAAACTGAAGCGCTAGAGTGTGGTAGGGGTAGAGGGAATTCCCGGTGTAGCGGTGAAATGCGTAGAGATCGGGAAGAACATCGGTGGCGAAAGCGCTCTACTGGACCACAACTGACACTCAGGGACGAAAGCTAGGGGAGCGAATGGGATTAGATACCCCAGTAGTCCTAGCCGTAAACGATGGATACTAGGTGTGGCTCGTATCGACCCGAGCCGTGCCGTAGCTAACGCGTTAAGTATCCCGCCTGGGGAGTACGCTCGCAAGAGTGAAACTCAAAGGAATTGACGGGGGCCCGCACAAGCGGTGGAGTATGTGGTTTAATTCGATGCAACGCGAAGAACCTT
This region of Microcoleus sp. AS-A8 genomic DNA includes:
- a CDS encoding AAA family ATPase, with product MSIIALINQKGGCGKSTTAVHFAYWLATKKKKKVLLVDADAQQSSSEWILGMESAIPYKVVQTPDDLLEQIPELAEQYDLLIVDGPASLAEATRAILFRADLAIVPVQPTGVDLRSASDAVRVIRQAQSVRGGPPAAAVFLSRAVKGTKLKDEALTLLSKTPEVLLLKTVIHQKQGIADTSGQSATVWNFPGARAKESAQEYERLFKEILTML